Within the Gossypium raimondii isolate GPD5lz chromosome 12, ASM2569854v1, whole genome shotgun sequence genome, the region GTGGTAGGTATACTACCATCTCACCCGTCACCAACCTTATACCTCTTGTTTGTTTCACTCTATCTTTAGTTTTACAGTATAGTCAGCCAATAGATGTGGTGCCCTCAAACTAGAAGGTAGGAGCAACATATGACCGTCTCCGAACCACTTCATATCAATGTTCACCACCAATACCAAACTCACAAAATGGTGGAGTGCAAGAAAATTTCCAGTTAGGTGGAACAATACCCAAAACAAAACCAGAATACATAAGAAGACATTACTCGTTTTccaatgaccaaaataaaagtcaaaaaaatacaACTTTCAGGTTCACCTcaaataaatggaaataaaagATTAGATCCCCTTGTTTTCTGATCTAAGAAGACCCATCTGTTCCGTGAGCTTATCCATATGCTGAGATTTGTCCCATCCATCGTCCATCGCCTGCCCTTCATTTTCCTTGCTTTTACCCTCCATTGAGGTTGACTCAATTTCCTCACATACTGGACTTGGAAAAAGGTCATGAAAAAAAGGAGAGTTAACCAGTAAGGCATCTATGTCAGGATCAGAACCAATGTCATCAAGTTCTATGGATAACAAACCATTTACAGCCAATGTATCGGGATCAATCAATCCATCATTCCCCATTTCAGTAGGAATATCAACAATGCTTTCTGGGACCATTTCCGATATTTGACTAAGATCAGGCATAATTATATCTGTCTGTGTAACAGACACGGATGGTGGTTTTTCTGCTCCAATCAGTGCACTCACATCTGGAAGCTCTGCTGTTGTAATCCTTTCAGAGGATGTTGTACATGGGGAAGATTGTATTTCAGAAATGGCAGCTGAGGGGCAATGCCCCGAGATACCTGAAGTTGGCGAGACCTCTTGAAGAGTCACCCCTGATACACGGCTTGAACTGTTCCCACCATCCAATCCACTAGATGACAATGAACCATCACCTATCAGGGTATGTTCATTACTGTTGTTAAAGGAGTCTAGTCTGGGTGAAGCATCCCCTTTCATCATCTGCATGAGCATTGCTTTTGCGTCATTCATCAAAGGTTGATATTTAACAATCTGCCCATCAGAGGCAGTTGAATGGTCTTCACCAATGATGCCATCCTGCTTTAGCCTCCTTTTCTTGTTGGTTTCACTTATGCGCCTATTGCTCTCATTTTGCTGATGCACAAATTGAGCAAAAAAGCTGGGGTTCTGCACAGCCTTGGCCAGGAATGACATCATCTGCTGCTGCCGCTGCTCCATCCCCTGAAGACGTTGCACCATGTTCTGCAGCTGGTTATCAGTAGTCTGTTGCTGCTGCCTTAACCTAACAAGTTCCTGCATAAGGACATTTTTATCTCTCTTGAGCCTCTCAACCTCTTCCTCAAGCCCAAATTTCCCAACCTCAACACAGGCACCCATAGATGAACTCTGTCCATGTGGTTGTTGTGTCTGTTGATGTCCATGGCCATGGGCAGGCTTTCGACGGCTAATGTTCCGAAGAAGGTGTTTCTGACCTCTTAAAAACCCCTCATTTGCAAATTCCCAGCGGTCTGGATCAACCTTTCGGAAACCCTGTTAAAATAGAGGCAAGAACAAAAAATATGGAGACAACAGATAATTCAGCAGAATTGCTActgacaaaataaaaaaattaaataaatatcgGTCCCAAGGGaatgacaaaaaataaaattcatgggCAATCACTAACAAGCAGCGCTTGGAACTGAATTGGAactagtttaaataaaataaatccaaacTGTTCTTTCAGCTTGTTTGGAAAATGAGCCAAGACTGAGCAAAATGGGCCCCACATCTGATCCCCAGTCAAGGACAAAGCTTATCACTGCTCTAAACTCTGAAGGCAAAAAATACCAAATAACGAGCTCAAATTGAGCTCAGAAATTTGACTGGAATAGAATACCTCAATAGAAACTAATACAGGGAAACTCAAGTAAAAGGTGGCAGCTTGAGTCAACTaaaccttgaaattttaattagaaaaagttCCAACGTTCCGATAACCATCACATTCGAAATTCCGATTTTCCCTGAAGGCTGTAGAACTAAGTTAAAATTAGACACCATTCTAGGCATTTCGAGCTCCTAAAGATCAATATATTTATGCTACACAAATCATAAATTCAAGCCATTATTCAACGATCATACTTGAGgggacatggatttgatgagaTACCTACTTCTTGGAACATCTTAAATCTTATTAAGAACACTACTAACTAGTTAAAAAGCTTACCTAAATGCACATTGATATAATGTTAAAGGAATATCTaatgaagaaaatgattaaatgtaaTGCTCAATCTACCAAGACGCCAACCTAACATATATCCCAGTCCAAAGGAAATCTGTAGAGGATCATTCAACAAACACACTCCCAAGGAAATCTGTAGAGGAGCATGACATAAATTAGAATCAGATCTAAACAATACTATAGGATTTGAGATGAACATTTCCCGAACTACAGCATAAAAAGTACTATAAGATTTCAGATGAGCATTTTCCACAATATAGTGTAAACAGAACTATAAGATTTCAGATGAATATCTTCCAAACTACTGTCTACAACAAGCACCTTTTTCTAGATCTCTTGCTTTACAACAAAGATAAAAACTGCTCCAAAGTAGCCCTCACAtaataagaaaaacataaaatatatccGAACTCTGAATCTCATATTGGTAGAATGACAACCAAAGCCAAAAACCTAGGATCATGCATGAACAGAATAGAGTATGTATTTATGATGCACATGGACATAAAAAGAGCATGTGCATGCAAAGAACATAAAAGGTTACGCATATTGTTTGAGGGTTGCATGTGTAGcagaaacaaaattttaatacacaCATTTCACTTATTGGCTAGCTCTTCCATTTTTAAAGAGTGATGGTAGAATGATCACTGAAAGAAAATTGAACTAAGATCTTAGAATATTGAAGACATCATTTTCCTAAAAGAGATTTATTTTTGCATGTACTAAATGCTAGCCTCAGTCAAGTGAACACTAGATCCGTGGTATGGCATTAGTCTATGATTGCTTATCAGGATTGAACAACTATCTGATTGCACAACTTTCACCTGAAATATGCAAAAGATTTCCATATTGAACAAGTTATCTAACGAGAACAGTGTAAAAAGACTAATTTTAAATCTTTACCTCACATCACAAATACAAAAATCTTACTATTTGGTTACTCATTCCCGCAAACAAATTCATTCTTTTTAGTCATTTATTGACCTTAATATCACAAATTAAATTCCATGTCAGTCCAAAAGACAAAATCTACCTCTACATTTGAAGACCTAAATCAACAGTGATCAAAGCCTAATCCCAGAGAAAAGCCTAGTAAACAGATTTCATAAAATCTGTCTAGCTTAAACTAATACAAGAGAAGTCTGAATACTTGGATAATATGACTTTGCAATAAGCATGTCTTTCACCCAACATTGAAGAACATATCCAATCTTATGTTGGATTATCAGGATCTGAACAGTTAATTATTTAAGTGAGACATTCTATGCACCACACTCTCCACatctaatattaaatattctttacGTATGAGTCATTTAAGCTAGCAGCAAcaaacaaatagaaataaaagtaacTATCCATTGATGACCTTGTGACCACGTGTCATGAACAACATGGATCTGCTTTCTTTTTCCAATTTCCCCATTGTGCTCCATTAGTTGCTGAGAAAATCCAGGAAGAAGCAcaattaaaaccttaaatcacaCAATTCCAGGACATGGGAAACGAGGACAAAGCCATCAACTCCCCAGTATAAACATCACAATTAGTTGAGACAGGATCCTGAGCCTGTTTTTCGAAACCAAAGCAACCAAAATGATAATATAGCTTAGCACATATGATCCTCGATTCTTCACAAACATCTTATAACCAAACCCTAAAGCCTCAGTGAGAGTTTAACTGATAACTTTGAAACCCTAGCTGGCTAAAGCCCTCACCTAGAGATAGCCTAACATAGAACAGTGATTTGCTGCTACCATGCAATCCTATATTCCTAAACTTGTTCctctaaatttaatttcacataaaaGATTCCAAAAACTTATCCTCTACGATAGTTGCTTTCCTAAACCTTCTCAGAAATGGCTTTAGAGCCGACCACTTCCAGAGCATTTAACTCGATTAGGAGCAATGTCAAATCCGCAATAAAACCTTATCATCAAGgaaatcaaatatttcataaGTCAAACTAAAAGAGACaacatcaattaaaatttcctaCATTTTTCCTGATAAAGGTAAGTTCAAAACACTAAGTAAGAGTTAACTACTAAGGCGTACATAGGTGTTTAGTTGCCTGACAAAGCTCGAGAAGTTGTTGTGCTTAAAATACTTGGGCAAAAGATCCCGAGCGAACTCCGGCGGGTTCCAAACAACAAAGCTATTGTTGGTTGGGCTCCAAGAAACGATGGCATCGGTGGCAGGATCATCTACCATATCGTAAGTCTTGCTAAGGAAAGGCGGTGGCCCGTTTGCACTATGCCCCGCCACTGGCTGGGGCATTGGCAGAGGTTGTGTTGCTGTTTGGGTTCCTCCGCCGCTCGTCGATGCATCGGTTTGGTTGTTGCTACTGCTACTCACTCCATCCATTCCACGTcacaaaatcaaagaaataataataataataataattaaagtataaaataaaaccgAGAAGTGAAAAAGGGGGGGACTCTAGGGTTTAGAGGCAGGGTTAATTTGCGGCATTAGatatttgtgaaatttgaaatataaaagagGATTGATATGAGAAGAAAATAGAGAGGAAGGAACTTAGAAACAGACAACGGGCGGCTTAACGGCCGAAAGAGAGAGCGGCGTTAAAAGGGAAAGGGACGCCTGCGGGAGGCGCTTTTCTTTTCGTGATTCGGCTTTTCAGGGGAAGCTGACGTCGAAATTCGCTCCCCCATTTTCAGTTTTATTGTAATTTGTTGGGTTGCTTTTAATTCActgaatatattttatcataaaatatgtaCCAGATAATATATTAAATCGAAATGtactatttattcaattaattttattttctaaatatgaTAATCAGTACATGGTTATATATCATATTGTTATGTTAAAGGATGCTTATTTGTAAATATACCATTATAGTTCAAGTAATtgctcttttcatttttttaactttttatttcttatttatttatatcaaaatatgacattaatattttcatatctataatcaaataagaaaaattcaaagcttcaaattatattatactatatttttcatttaattttgtattaatttaaggtgaaatatatataaaaaactcttgtttaaacactttaaaaaattaaaattttataatatttcttttatttccttagTAGATAACATTTTGTTTTGGTCATAATAGCCTAATGACTCAAATAGATAggattgtaaataaataaagaatttgaCAAATTATTTGTGAATCGTTTGTATGATATTtgcttattaaattaaataaatgagtattaacgaaaaaaattacaatcacATCTATGTTCTATTTTTAGAGTCAAATACTCCGATGCCGGGATAAGGTATTTTCTTACTAGACTAGATAGACAACATAATCATCCTTTAACCGATTTGTTCAATTTCGATTCATCATACtattaaccttttaaattaCAAGTAAAAATAAGACTTAAAGCTCTTAgaattctttttaattctttcaatcgTATAGAGGAATTCAAATACTACTTAATCATTGAAaacttaattcttttatttcatgatCTTGAATTGGACCATAGTCgatattttttgttaaagaCTTCATACCATTCATGATCGAATCATGTTTTCCTTTTTatgtatctatttttttttcctttaaaatggcAACTATCCGTTAATTCATTTTGAGATGGTTGAATGCCATTCATGTTTAGAGATTGTCAAATACCAAGAATAGATGAACCGCCAAATGCCATCCATCGCTAATGGTCAAGTGccatttcaaatattttaataacctaAAGACATTATAACTCTCATATTAGAAGATCTTATTTTATACGGCGTAAAGAACAtattggtttaaattttattgattttgaattatatatataacatttcatTAAGCAATGAATAATGTAAGTACAGGTTTAATTCCAAAAAGCCACCATGTGCGCATAGTCTCTGGATACGAACCCAAAAAACTAGAACCCAAGATATATGCTGACGGATAAAAACCGTCGCTATAAACGTGAGAatctaatattaaaaaagatacTGCGACAAAAATCAAGTCGTTGCTATAGGATATTGTCGCTATAAGCTTTTAGCGACAGTAATTCCTGCCTCTCTATATTGAAAATCCATCGATAAAGAGATTATGTTTTGGAGATCATTCCCACAAAATCAAATACACACAATTAACAATAGTGATTCATTAAAAGAGAATTTAtggatttgaatgaaattttcaaaatttatcaattaataaaattatactataaaataagatttatataataaaatgaaataataagtcGACTtgtttgtaataataataatcgaAAGCCAGATAATATTTGTGATTTATATTTCTTACTTCAAATTTGATCTTAAAGCAATCATTTTATTGATAAACatagttagaaaaataaatactaaaatccaacttaataaaatataggcatataaaacatttttcttctcggatataataaaaccctataACACTTCAAtcataatagtaaaaataattaacagaaaGGTATTTTATATAAACGTTTATTTGGTATATCTTTCATAAATATGTATCTTTTAACGagataacatttttaaatttgggaatAACTTATATCaagatgattttaaaattattattatttttatacaaagaaatatcacaaaaaaattattgtttttacacatcaataaaatttcactACATCACCcatttttaaagatataaaattattatatattgatCCGTATTTaacctatttttaaattctaattaaattattttaaacataataattaaaataaaaattaaatattaagaaacTTTAAGTGTATTGATAAGTCACGTTATATTATTCTCGAGAAAAGAATAAGACGGTCGtacatgaaaagtaaaaaataactaGTTATAAACTAGTTATggatgttttttatattttttattgaagttacttatgttttaaaataatttaattagagtTAAAAAATAGGTTCAATATATAGGCTAACTATCACAAAGAAAGCACCGCCAAACGAGGCTCGCTGGTAACTTCAGCCTCCTCCATGAGAAGAGCAAGAAAAGGATCAAGGGGAAGCCACCACCAAAGCAACGATACCTGGTCTGTCAAGCCTCATCGCGGTACTCCTCAACAACCACCGCATGGTTCCCAAGAACAACAAGAGGAATCCAATCTTAATTCTCCTTCAACCTCCTCTACTTCTAATCAACAGCAATTCCCTAATTCTACCCAAGAACCCCATAAAACGCATCTAAATACCAGCTGGAAATACCGACGTGGCCACGTGGTGAAAACACAGTTCGTTAAAAGATCCGACCTCGCTTCTTCCAAACACGAGCTTAGCTCTGAGGATAATAACGCGAGTTTGGGTGTAGCTGAAGACAT harbors:
- the LOC105764992 gene encoding heat shock factor protein HSF8 isoform X1 — translated: MDGVSSSSNNQTDASTSGGGTQTATQPLPMPQPVAGHSANGPPPFLSKTYDMVDDPATDAIVSWSPTNNSFVVWNPPEFARDLLPKYFKHNNFSSFVRQLNTYGFRKVDPDRWEFANEGFLRGQKHLLRNISRRKPAHGHGHQQTQQPHGQSSSMGACVEVGKFGLEEEVERLKRDKNVLMQELVRLRQQQQTTDNQLQNMVQRLQGMEQRQQQMMSFLAKAVQNPSFFAQFVHQQNESNRRISETNKKRRLKQDGIIGEDHSTASDGQIVKYQPLMNDAKAMLMQMMKGDASPRLDSFNNSNEHTLIGDGSLSSSGLDGGNSSSRVSGVTLQEVSPTSGISGHCPSAAISEIQSSPCTTSSERITTAELPDVSALIGAEKPPSVSVTQTDIIMPDLSQISEMVPESIVDIPTEMGNDGLIDPDTLAVNGLLSIELDDIGSDPDIDALLVNSPFFHDLFPSPVCEEIESTSMEGKSKENEGQAMDDGWDKSQHMDKLTEQMGLLRSENKGI
- the LOC105764992 gene encoding heat shock factor protein HSF8 isoform X2, yielding MGKLEKESRSMLFMTRGHKGFRKVDPDRWEFANEGFLRGQKHLLRNISRRKPAHGHGHQQTQQPHGQSSSMGACVEVGKFGLEEEVERLKRDKNVLMQELVRLRQQQQTTDNQLQNMVQRLQGMEQRQQQMMSFLAKAVQNPSFFAQFVHQQNESNRRISETNKKRRLKQDGIIGEDHSTASDGQIVKYQPLMNDAKAMLMQMMKGDASPRLDSFNNSNEHTLIGDGSLSSSGLDGGNSSSRVSGVTLQEVSPTSGISGHCPSAAISEIQSSPCTTSSERITTAELPDVSALIGAEKPPSVSVTQTDIIMPDLSQISEMVPESIVDIPTEMGNDGLIDPDTLAVNGLLSIELDDIGSDPDIDALLVNSPFFHDLFPSPVCEEIESTSMEGKSKENEGQAMDDGWDKSQHMDKLTEQMGLLRSENKGI